One Osmerus eperlanus chromosome 23, fOsmEpe2.1, whole genome shotgun sequence DNA segment encodes these proteins:
- the LOC134009553 gene encoding ubiquitin thioesterase OTUB1-like isoform X2: protein MAEEQQEKSQGDIEGVNCLAYDEAIIAQQDRIQQEIATSNPLVSDRQELSVLQREYAQDDSIYQLKIKDLHKKYSYIRKTRPDGNCFYRAFGFSHLESLLDDSKELQRFKAVAAKSKLDLVNEGFTEFTIEDFHNTFMDLIELCEKQPGLTELLGSFNDQNVSDYVVVYLRLLTSGYLQREHGFFQHFIEGGRSVKEFCQQEVEPMSKESDHIHIIALAQALNVSILVEYMDRGEGGTVNHHVFPEGSEPRVFLLYRPGHYDILYK, encoded by the exons atGGCGGAAGAACAGCAGGAAAAATCACAGGGAGACATCGAGG GAGTGAACTGCCTTGCTTATGACGAAGCCATCATTGCTCAACAGGACAGAATTCAACAGGAG ATCGCCACCAGTAACCCTttagtgtcagacagacaggagctgTCAGTGCTGCAAAGAGAGTATGCCCAGGACGACAGCATCTATCAGCTCAAGATCAAG GATTTACACAAAAAATATTCCTACATCCGCAAGACGCGTCCAGATGGAAACTGTTTCTACAGAGCCTTTGGCTTCTCGCATCTCGAATCACTTCTGGATGACAGCAAAGAACTACAGAG GTTTAAGGCTGTGGCAGCAAAAAGCAAACTGGATCTGGTGAACGAGGGTTTCACAGAGTTCACCATTGAAGACTTTCACAATACA ttcatGGACCTGATCGAGTTGTGTGAGAAGCAGCCAGGACTGACGGAGCTGCTGGGCTCCTTCAACGACCAGAACGTGTCGGACTACGTGGTGGTGTACCTGCGGCTGCTCACCTCAGGGTACCTGCAGAGGGAGCACGGCTTCTTCCAGCACTTCATCGAGGGAGGACGCTCCGTCAAGGAGTTCTGTCAGCAG GAAGTGGAGCCCATGTCTAAAGAGAGTGACCACATCCACATCATCGCCTTAGCTCAGGCCCTCAACGTGTCCATCCTGGTGGAGTACATGGACAGAGGTGAGGGTGGGACAGTCAACCACCACGTATTTCCAGAGGGCAGCGAGCCTCGCGTCTTCCTTCTTTACAGACCCGGCCACTATGACATCCTGTACAAATAG
- the LOC134009553 gene encoding ubiquitin thioesterase OTUB1-like isoform X1, with product MAEEQQEKSQGDIEAGVNCLAYDEAIIAQQDRIQQEIATSNPLVSDRQELSVLQREYAQDDSIYQLKIKDLHKKYSYIRKTRPDGNCFYRAFGFSHLESLLDDSKELQRFKAVAAKSKLDLVNEGFTEFTIEDFHNTFMDLIELCEKQPGLTELLGSFNDQNVSDYVVVYLRLLTSGYLQREHGFFQHFIEGGRSVKEFCQQEVEPMSKESDHIHIIALAQALNVSILVEYMDRGEGGTVNHHVFPEGSEPRVFLLYRPGHYDILYK from the exons atGGCGGAAGAACAGCAGGAAAAATCACAGGGAGACATCGAGG CAGGAGTGAACTGCCTTGCTTATGACGAAGCCATCATTGCTCAACAGGACAGAATTCAACAGGAG ATCGCCACCAGTAACCCTttagtgtcagacagacaggagctgTCAGTGCTGCAAAGAGAGTATGCCCAGGACGACAGCATCTATCAGCTCAAGATCAAG GATTTACACAAAAAATATTCCTACATCCGCAAGACGCGTCCAGATGGAAACTGTTTCTACAGAGCCTTTGGCTTCTCGCATCTCGAATCACTTCTGGATGACAGCAAAGAACTACAGAG GTTTAAGGCTGTGGCAGCAAAAAGCAAACTGGATCTGGTGAACGAGGGTTTCACAGAGTTCACCATTGAAGACTTTCACAATACA ttcatGGACCTGATCGAGTTGTGTGAGAAGCAGCCAGGACTGACGGAGCTGCTGGGCTCCTTCAACGACCAGAACGTGTCGGACTACGTGGTGGTGTACCTGCGGCTGCTCACCTCAGGGTACCTGCAGAGGGAGCACGGCTTCTTCCAGCACTTCATCGAGGGAGGACGCTCCGTCAAGGAGTTCTGTCAGCAG GAAGTGGAGCCCATGTCTAAAGAGAGTGACCACATCCACATCATCGCCTTAGCTCAGGCCCTCAACGTGTCCATCCTGGTGGAGTACATGGACAGAGGTGAGGGTGGGACAGTCAACCACCACGTATTTCCAGAGGGCAGCGAGCCTCGCGTCTTCCTTCTTTACAGACCCGGCCACTATGACATCCTGTACAAATAG